In Thermoanaerobaculum aquaticum, the DNA window GGAGGGTTGTTATGAGGAAGGTTGTCTTGGTATTTGCGGCAAGCTTGCTCGCTTTGGGTGCCCAAGCGCAAGAACAAAAGACCGTTTGGAGTCTTGACCCGGCGCATTCCTCGGTAGGGTTTTCGGTGCGGCACATGATGGTTTCCAACGTACGCGGGGAGTTCACGCAGTTTTCGGTGTCCGTGACCACCGTGGCCGACAAGCCGGAAACCGCCCAGGTGGAGGTGAGCATCCAGGCGGCCTCCATTGATACTCGCATTGCTGACCGCGACAAGCACCTACGTTCGGCGGATTTCCTGGACGTGGAAAAATTCCCCACGATTACCTTTGTGTCCAAGAAAGTGGAGCCGGCGGGGAACGGGAAGTTCCGGGTGACCGGGGATCTCACCATCAAGGGGGTCAGCAAACCGGTGGTTCTGGAGGCCGAGGTGAGCCCGGTGATGAAGGACCCCTGGGGTAACCTGCGGGTGGGCGTGCACGCCACCACGACCATCAACCGAAAGGACTTCGGGGTTTCCTGGCACAAGGTGCTGGACACCGGTGAGGTGGTGGTGGGCGACGACGTGCGCGTGATTTTGGACGTGGAGCTAGTGAGAAAACCCTGAAGCTTTTTGCCGCTAAGTAAGCCCCTGCTTTTGCGGTTGCCCGAGCCTCTGGGGACGTCTTACGGGCTTCGGGGGTGCGCTTCTAACTGGACGCTCGCAAGCTCCAAACCCCGCCTTCGGGCGGGGCTTTTTATTTTCGGGAGTGATTTTCTTTTATGCTGGCTGGGAATTCCCTGGAGCGAGTCCTTGCGTCTCCAGGCGATGCAGAAGGTCCTGGAGCCTCTGGAGAGCGCCGGGGAGAGCAGCATAGATCTTCTCCGCAAGGGCCTCGTCGTATGTGTGGCTGGTGAGGTTTCGGAGCTCCAGCATCTCAAGCCACTGGGCGTCATCGGGTAAAAGCCCCACTTGAAAGGCTCCGCGGATGGCCGAGCGCGGGGAGCGAGCTTCCAGGCCTTCACGCTCCAGGTAAGTTTGGAGCACCTTCCACGCCAGCTCGAAGCAAAACTCGAACCTCTGAATTGCCGAATCGCGAACAAATTCGTCTTTAGGCCGCGATAAGGCCACCTCCAGGCGCTCCACAGCCCGGCGCAAAAGGGCAGTTTGAGCTTTGAGCTTATCCTCCCTGGCCAAGGAGCACCCCCTCCTTTTCCACGGTTTCTTTGAGCCCTGGTGCCCAGGACAG includes these proteins:
- a CDS encoding YceI family protein gives rise to the protein MRKVVLVFAASLLALGAQAQEQKTVWSLDPAHSSVGFSVRHMMVSNVRGEFTQFSVSVTTVADKPETAQVEVSIQAASIDTRIADRDKHLRSADFLDVEKFPTITFVSKKVEPAGNGKFRVTGDLTIKGVSKPVVLEAEVSPVMKDPWGNLRVGVHATTTINRKDFGVSWHKVLDTGEVVVGDDVRVILDVELVRKP
- a CDS encoding nucleotidyltransferase substrate binding protein, producing the protein MAREDKLKAQTALLRRAVERLEVALSRPKDEFVRDSAIQRFEFCFELAWKVLQTYLEREGLEARSPRSAIRGAFQVGLLPDDAQWLEMLELRNLTSHTYDEALAEKIYAALPGALQRLQDLLHRLETQGLAPGNSQPA